In Denitratisoma sp. DHT3, one DNA window encodes the following:
- the corA gene encoding magnesium/cobalt transporter CorA, with protein MTKRKPRSAKTGLPPGALIHVGERKTDQPYVTLVEYGPEQLVEIRFDSVAASRDHTPTQPVLWLNVYGLHEPAVLAEIGRRFNLHPLVLEDILNTEQRPKIDDYGDYLYLVARFFTYDSQCLGVGSEQVSLIIGRGFVLSFQERPTGNFDPVREHLRQSGSQIRKLGADYLAYALLDVMVDRYFTVLEQIADRTESLEDQLMHHPGAHMLQTLHQLKRETLTLRRTVWPLREVVNQLIRAGEPFFQPATQPYLRDIYDHTVHVIESLEAIRDLLAGMLDLYLSSVSNRLNQEVRALTVVAVIFMPATLISGIFGMNFHIMPLLDNPAGFLLALGMMVMIAAVLGVAFWRRRWLE; from the coding sequence ATGACCAAGAGGAAACCACGGTCCGCCAAAACGGGCCTGCCGCCCGGTGCACTGATTCATGTCGGCGAACGCAAGACCGACCAGCCCTACGTCACCCTGGTCGAATACGGGCCGGAGCAACTGGTCGAGATCCGTTTCGACTCGGTGGCGGCATCGCGCGACCATACCCCGACGCAGCCGGTGCTCTGGCTCAACGTCTACGGCCTGCACGAACCCGCGGTGCTGGCCGAGATCGGGCGCCGCTTCAATCTGCACCCCCTGGTGCTGGAGGACATCCTCAACACCGAGCAGCGCCCCAAGATCGACGACTATGGCGACTATCTCTACCTCGTCGCCCGCTTCTTCACCTATGACAGCCAGTGCCTCGGCGTCGGCTCCGAACAGGTGAGCCTGATCATCGGCCGCGGCTTCGTGCTCAGTTTCCAGGAACGGCCCACCGGCAACTTCGACCCGGTGCGCGAACACCTGCGGCAGAGCGGCAGCCAGATCCGCAAGCTGGGCGCCGATTACCTGGCCTACGCCCTGCTCGACGTCATGGTGGACCGGTATTTCACCGTGCTGGAACAGATCGCCGACCGCACCGAAAGCCTGGAAGACCAGTTGATGCACCATCCCGGCGCCCATATGCTGCAGACCCTGCATCAACTGAAACGGGAGACCCTGACCCTGCGCCGGACGGTGTGGCCCCTGCGGGAAGTGGTGAACCAGCTGATCCGGGCCGGCGAGCCCTTTTTCCAGCCCGCCACCCAACCCTACCTGCGCGACATCTACGACCACACGGTGCATGTGATCGAATCCCTGGAGGCGATCCGCGACCTGCTCGCCGGGATGCTCGACCTCTATCTGTCGAGCGTCAGCAACCGGCTCAATCAGGAGGTGCGGGCGCTCACCGTGGTGGCCGTCATCTTCATGCCGGCCACGCTGATCTCGGGCATCTTCGGGATGAACTTCCACATCATGCCGCTGCTGGACAATCCGGCGGGCTTTCTCCTCGCCCTGGGCATGATGGTCATGATCGCCGCCGTCCTGGGCGTGGCGTTCTGGCGGCGGCGCTGGCTGGAATGA
- a CDS encoding PP2C family protein-serine/threonine phosphatase produces MPLTVDVCSAQHIGDREEQQDRVAILPHREYKGSLLAVLADGMGGLSGGALAAEQVIHSARNSYERFGPGGDPREMLVAAINDAHQGIRLTALTSEQEPHSTACVLVMQPGRMDWAHCGDSRIYHFRNGELISRTVDHSMVMRKMVLPGYLTEEQAEKHPNKNLLTACLGDEAMPEIDFGEAAPLTSGDCFLLCSDGIWACFTSEELGRVLHTLPPRQAAEALIDGARERAAGRGDNCALAIVRVREAETERKAPPRVGRQRAAM; encoded by the coding sequence ATGCCGCTGACCGTCGACGTCTGTTCCGCACAGCATATCGGCGATCGCGAGGAACAGCAGGATCGGGTCGCGATCCTCCCGCACCGGGAGTACAAGGGCTCGCTGCTGGCCGTGCTGGCCGACGGCATGGGCGGCCTCTCCGGCGGGGCGCTGGCGGCGGAGCAGGTGATCCACTCCGCGCGCAACAGCTACGAGCGTTTCGGCCCGGGCGGCGACCCGCGCGAGATGCTGGTCGCCGCCATCAACGACGCGCACCAGGGCATTCGCCTGACGGCCTTGACCAGCGAGCAGGAGCCCCACAGCACGGCCTGTGTGCTGGTGATGCAGCCGGGGCGGATGGATTGGGCCCATTGCGGCGACTCGCGGATCTACCATTTCCGCAACGGCGAACTGATCTCCCGTACTGTGGACCACTCGATGGTGATGCGCAAAATGGTGCTGCCGGGTTACCTGACCGAGGAGCAGGCGGAAAAGCACCCCAACAAGAACCTGCTGACGGCCTGCCTCGGCGACGAGGCGATGCCGGAGATCGATTTCGGCGAGGCGGCCCCCCTGACGAGCGGCGATTGTTTCCTGCTCTGTTCCGACGGCATCTGGGCCTGCTTCACGAGCGAGGAGCTGGGGCGGGTACTGCATACCCTGCCGCCGCGCCAGGCGGCCGAGGCGCTGATCGACGGGGCGCGGGAGCGCGCCGCCGGCCGTGGCGACAATTGCGCCCTGGCCATCGTGCGGGTCCGGGAGGCGGAGACGGAGCGCAAGGCGCCGCCGCGGGTGGGGCGGCAGCGCGCCGCGATGTAG
- a CDS encoding HDOD domain-containing protein encodes MLKEEKTLQELVERGIKLPPQPRVLVELETRLGKGDPDVRELARIISQDPGLTAMLFKAARSPLFNPRGRDLDKLDQVLMVIGIKQCLNLVRAIALSASVPESNRRAFESFWSRSREIARLAALIADDRITVCNVFPDQAYLAGIFYECGVPVLMQRFPEYCKSIQLGTVNCWPSLAEEDTRFNVDHGSIGYLVARHWKLPDFIAAAIHYHRELPPVEQGTTRSLAAILQLAVHFFFRLNRLSDPHWTDLADEVLGELCIATDDLSDFFDQISERFVSGEG; translated from the coding sequence ATGCTCAAAGAAGAAAAAACCCTGCAGGAATTGGTCGAGCGTGGAATAAAGCTTCCGCCCCAGCCTCGGGTGCTGGTCGAGCTCGAGACTCGATTGGGCAAGGGGGATCCGGATGTGCGCGAACTGGCCCGGATCATTTCCCAGGACCCCGGGCTCACCGCCATGCTGTTCAAGGCCGCCCGCTCCCCCCTGTTCAATCCGCGCGGCCGGGATCTGGACAAGCTGGACCAGGTGTTGATGGTGATCGGCATCAAGCAGTGCCTCAATCTGGTGCGGGCCATTGCCCTGTCGGCGTCGGTCCCCGAAAGCAATCGCCGCGCCTTCGAGTCCTTCTGGAGCCGATCCCGGGAAATCGCGCGCCTGGCGGCGTTGATCGCCGATGACCGGATCACCGTGTGCAATGTGTTTCCCGACCAGGCCTATCTGGCCGGCATTTTCTACGAATGTGGCGTGCCGGTGCTGATGCAGCGCTTTCCCGAGTATTGCAAGAGCATCCAGCTCGGAACGGTGAATTGCTGGCCCAGCCTGGCCGAGGAGGACACCCGCTTCAATGTGGACCACGGCAGCATCGGCTATCTGGTGGCGCGGCACTGGAAGCTGCCGGACTTCATCGCCGCGGCGATTCATTATCACCGGGAACTGCCGCCGGTCGAACAGGGGACGACGCGCAGCCTGGCGGCGATCCTGCAACTGGCGGTACACTTTTTCTTCCGGCTGAATCGCCTTTCCGATCCCCACTGGACCGATCTGGCCGACGAGGTGCTGGGGGAGTTGTGCATCGCCACCGACGACCTGTCGGATTTCTTCGATCAGATCAGCGAACGCTTCGTCTCGGGAGAGGGATGA
- the ahpC gene encoding alkyl hydroperoxide reductase subunit C, with translation MNTSLINTEILPFKATAYHNGKFVEVTEATLKSKWSVVFFYPADFTFVCPTELGDLADNYAEFQKLGVEIYGVSTDTHFTHKAWHDTSETIGKIQFPMIGDPTGTLTRNFGVMIEAAGLAERGTFVADPSGKIQIIEVNAGGVGRNAEELLRKIKAAQYVAAHPGEVCPAKWKEGEATLAPSLDLVGKI, from the coding sequence ATGAACACCTCTTTGATCAATACCGAGATTCTTCCCTTCAAGGCCACCGCCTACCACAACGGCAAGTTCGTCGAAGTCACCGAGGCGACCCTGAAGAGCAAGTGGTCGGTGGTCTTCTTCTACCCCGCCGACTTCACCTTCGTCTGCCCGACGGAGCTGGGCGACCTGGCCGACAACTACGCCGAATTCCAGAAGCTGGGAGTCGAGATTTACGGCGTATCCACCGACACCCATTTCACCCACAAGGCGTGGCACGACACCTCCGAGACCATCGGCAAGATCCAGTTCCCGATGATCGGCGACCCCACCGGCACCCTCACCCGCAACTTCGGCGTGATGATCGAGGCCGCGGGCCTGGCCGAGCGCGGCACCTTCGTCGCCGATCCGAGCGGCAAGATCCAGATCATCGAGGTCAACGCCGGTGGCGTCGGCCGCAACGCGGAAGAGTTGCTGCGCAAGATCAAGGCCGCCCAGTACGTCGCCGCCCACCCCGGTGAAGTCTGCCCGGCCAAGTGGAAGGAAGGCGAAGCCACCCTTGCCCCCTCGTTGGATCTGGTCGGCAAGATCTGA
- the ahpF gene encoding alkyl hydroperoxide reductase subunit F — MLDAALKTQLKTYLERLQQPIELVASLDDGPKSAEVRELLREIGELSALITVREDGADARRPSFSVGPAHNGGKPARIRFAGMPLGHEFTSLVLALLQSGGHPPKVDAATIEQIQSIPGNHRFETYISLSCHNCPDVVQALNLMAVLNPGIENVMIDGALFQEEVETRRIMAVPAVLLNGEDFGQGRMTLEEIVAKLVAMTDSGAAERAAERIDAKEAFDVLVVGGGPAGAAAAIYAARKGIRTGLVAERFGGQVLDTLAIENLISVPHTEGPKLAAALEQHVKEYEVDIMNLQRAAALIPAEADGLHRVRLDSGATLQARSVVLATGARWREMDVPGEQQYKARGVCFCPHCDGPLFRGKRVAVIGGGNSGVEAAIDLAGVVSHVTLLEFDTRLRADAVLQAKLTSLPNVSVITNAQTTEVTGDGEKVNGIVYKDRSGGDSHRIELEGIFVQIGLLPNTHWLQGTLALSPRGEIEVDARGQTSVPGVFAAGDATTSPYKQIIIAMGDGAKASLGAFDHLIRSSVPASAVNSAVPA, encoded by the coding sequence ATGCTCGACGCCGCACTCAAGACCCAGCTCAAGACCTACCTCGAACGCCTGCAGCAACCCATCGAACTCGTCGCCTCGCTCGACGACGGCCCCAAGTCCGCCGAGGTCCGGGAACTGCTGCGCGAGATCGGCGAGCTGTCGGCGTTGATCACCGTCCGCGAGGACGGCGCCGACGCGCGCCGTCCCTCCTTCTCCGTCGGTCCCGCGCACAACGGCGGCAAGCCCGCCCGCATCCGCTTCGCCGGCATGCCGCTGGGCCACGAATTCACCTCCCTGGTGCTGGCGCTGCTGCAAAGCGGCGGCCATCCGCCCAAGGTCGATGCCGCGACCATCGAGCAGATCCAGTCCATTCCGGGGAACCACCGCTTCGAGACCTACATCTCGCTCTCCTGCCACAACTGCCCGGACGTGGTGCAGGCGCTGAACCTGATGGCCGTGCTCAACCCCGGCATCGAAAACGTGATGATCGACGGCGCGCTGTTCCAGGAAGAAGTGGAGACGCGCCGGATCATGGCGGTGCCCGCCGTGCTGTTGAACGGCGAGGACTTCGGCCAGGGCCGCATGACGCTGGAGGAGATCGTGGCCAAGCTGGTCGCCATGACCGACAGCGGCGCCGCCGAGCGCGCCGCCGAACGGATCGACGCCAAGGAAGCCTTCGACGTGCTGGTGGTCGGCGGCGGTCCCGCCGGCGCGGCGGCCGCGATTTACGCGGCGCGCAAGGGCATCCGCACCGGCCTCGTGGCCGAACGCTTCGGCGGCCAGGTGCTGGATACCCTGGCCATCGAGAACCTGATTTCCGTGCCCCATACCGAGGGTCCCAAACTGGCGGCGGCGCTGGAACAGCACGTCAAGGAATACGAGGTCGACATCATGAACCTGCAGCGCGCGGCGGCGCTGATTCCGGCCGAGGCCGACGGCCTGCACCGGGTGCGCCTCGACAGCGGCGCGACGCTCCAGGCCAGAAGCGTGGTCCTCGCCACCGGCGCGCGCTGGCGCGAAATGGACGTTCCCGGCGAACAGCAATACAAGGCCCGCGGCGTGTGCTTCTGCCCCCACTGCGACGGCCCCTTGTTCCGCGGCAAGCGCGTCGCGGTGATCGGCGGCGGCAACTCGGGCGTCGAGGCGGCGATCGACCTGGCCGGCGTCGTCAGCCACGTCACGCTGCTCGAATTCGACACCCGGCTGCGCGCCGATGCCGTGTTGCAGGCCAAGCTCACCAGCCTGCCCAACGTCAGCGTCATCACCAACGCGCAGACCACCGAAGTCACCGGCGACGGCGAAAAGGTGAACGGCATCGTCTATAAAGACCGCAGCGGCGGCGACAGCCACCGTATCGAGCTCGAAGGCATCTTCGTCCAGATCGGCTTGCTGCCCAACACCCACTGGCTGCAAGGCACGCTCGCGCTCTCGCCGCGCGGCGAGATCGAAGTGGATGCCCGCGGCCAGACTTCGGTGCCCGGCGTCTTCGCCGCCGGCGACGCGACGACCTCGCCCTACAAACAGATCATCATCGCCATGGGCGACGGCGCCAAGGCCAGTCTCGGCGCCTTCGACCACCTGATTCGCAGTTCAGTGCCGGCCTCGGCCGTCAATAGCGCAGTACCCGCTTAA
- a CDS encoding catalase, whose protein sequence is MSDKQKLTTAAGCPVVDNQNTMTAGPRGPALLQDVWLLEKLAHFDREVIPERRMHAKGSGAYGTFTVTHDITKYTRAKIFSQIGKKTELFARFTTVAGERGAADAERDIRGFAVKFYTEEGNWDLVGNNTPVFFLRDPLKFPDLNHAVKRDPRTNMRSARNNWDFWTSLPEALHQITIVMSDRGIPASYRTMHGFGSHTFSFINAQNERFWVKFHLKSQQGIKNLSDAEAESIVGKDRESHQRDLYEAVERGDFPKWTLKVQIMPEKDASKVPYHPFDLTKVWPHKDYPLIDVGVMELNRNPENFFAEVEQSAFNPAAVVPGIGFSPDKMLQARLFSYGDAQRYRLGVNHHQIPVNAPRCPVHSYHRDGQMRTDGNHGGTLGYEPNSYGEWREQPDYREPPLSVEGAADHWNHRADDDYYSQPRALFRLMTPAQQQTLFDNTARGMGDAPEEIKRRHIANCTKCDPAYGEGVAKALGMSAS, encoded by the coding sequence ATGAGCGACAAGCAGAAACTCACCACCGCCGCCGGCTGCCCGGTGGTCGACAACCAGAACACCATGACCGCCGGGCCGCGCGGCCCGGCACTGCTGCAGGACGTCTGGCTGCTGGAGAAGCTCGCCCACTTCGACCGCGAAGTGATTCCCGAGCGCCGCATGCACGCCAAGGGTTCGGGCGCCTACGGCACTTTCACCGTGACCCATGACATCACGAAATACACGCGGGCCAAGATCTTCTCCCAGATCGGCAAGAAGACCGAGCTGTTCGCCCGCTTCACCACCGTCGCCGGCGAGCGCGGCGCGGCCGACGCCGAGCGCGACATCCGTGGCTTCGCGGTCAAGTTCTACACCGAGGAAGGCAACTGGGATCTGGTCGGCAACAACACGCCGGTATTCTTCCTGCGCGACCCGCTCAAGTTCCCGGACCTCAACCACGCGGTCAAGCGCGACCCGCGCACCAACATGCGCAGCGCGCGCAACAACTGGGACTTCTGGACCTCGCTGCCCGAGGCCCTGCACCAGATCACCATCGTCATGTCCGACCGCGGCATCCCGGCCAGCTACCGCACCATGCACGGTTTCGGCTCGCACACCTTCAGCTTCATCAACGCGCAGAACGAGCGCTTCTGGGTCAAGTTCCACCTCAAGAGCCAGCAGGGCATCAAGAACCTGAGCGACGCCGAGGCCGAGTCGATCGTCGGCAAGGACCGTGAAAGCCACCAGCGCGACCTGTATGAAGCCGTCGAGCGCGGCGACTTCCCGAAGTGGACGCTCAAGGTGCAGATCATGCCGGAGAAGGACGCCTCCAAGGTGCCCTACCATCCCTTCGATCTCACCAAGGTCTGGCCGCACAAGGACTACCCGCTGATCGACGTCGGCGTCATGGAGTTGAACCGCAACCCGGAGAACTTCTTCGCCGAAGTGGAACAATCGGCCTTCAACCCGGCGGCCGTGGTGCCCGGCATCGGCTTCTCGCCCGACAAGATGCTGCAGGCGCGGCTGTTCTCCTACGGCGACGCCCAGCGTTACCGGCTCGGCGTGAACCATCACCAGATTCCGGTGAACGCGCCGCGCTGCCCCGTGCATAGCTACCACCGCGACGGCCAGATGCGCACCGACGGCAACCACGGCGGCACGCTCGGCTACGAGCCCAACAGCTACGGCGAATGGCGCGAGCAGCCCGACTACCGCGAGCCGCCGCTGTCCGTGGAAGGCGCGGCCGACCATTGGAACCATCGCGCGGACGACGATTACTATTCCCAGCCCCGCGCGCTGTTCCGCCTGATGACTCCGGCGCAGCAACAGACCCTGTTCGACAATACGGCACGGGGCATGGGTGATGCGCCGGAAGAGATCAAGCGCCGTCACATCGCCAACTGCACGAAGTGCGATCCGGCCTATGGCGAAGGGGTCGCCAAGGCCCTGGGCATGTCCGCGTCCTGA
- a CDS encoding ZIP family metal transporter: MNSELVEASRLPVAGWSRVFQEHARSHGLATLGLGVGLVAVLALLIQSVVQILAGEVTTGTRYALLGGGAGFATTALGALPALMLRSLPQRLEDSLLGLAAGMMLAASAFSLLLPGLEAGAALLGGKPLGAAVVVAGMALGVLLMLGLDEFTPHEHVETGPCGAGHERCSRAWLFVCAIALHNLPEGMAIGVAFSRSDMTVGLPLTTAIALQDIPEGLAVALAMRGAGFTAPFAVLVAALSGLLEPLGALLGVGLSSGLALAYPIGLGLAAGAMIFVVSHEVIPETHRNGHQTPATLGLMGGFALMMVLDTTLG; the protein is encoded by the coding sequence ATGAATTCCGAACTCGTCGAAGCGTCCCGTCTGCCCGTCGCGGGCTGGTCCCGGGTATTTCAAGAGCATGCCCGCAGCCACGGGCTGGCGACTTTGGGATTGGGTGTCGGTCTTGTCGCCGTTCTGGCGCTGCTGATCCAGAGCGTGGTTCAGATTCTGGCCGGGGAGGTGACGACCGGAACCCGTTATGCGCTGCTGGGCGGCGGAGCGGGTTTCGCCACCACGGCCCTTGGCGCCCTGCCCGCCCTGATGCTGCGCAGCCTGCCGCAACGCCTGGAGGACAGCCTGCTCGGCCTCGCCGCGGGCATGATGCTCGCCGCCAGTGCCTTTTCCCTGCTGCTGCCGGGCCTGGAAGCGGGCGCCGCCCTGCTGGGCGGCAAGCCCCTGGGCGCCGCCGTGGTGGTGGCGGGCATGGCCCTCGGCGTGCTGCTGATGCTGGGCCTGGATGAATTCACGCCCCACGAGCATGTCGAGACCGGGCCTTGCGGAGCGGGCCACGAGCGTTGCAGCCGGGCATGGCTGTTCGTCTGCGCCATCGCCCTGCACAACCTGCCCGAAGGCATGGCCATCGGCGTCGCCTTTTCCCGGAGCGACATGACGGTGGGCCTGCCCCTGACGACGGCCATCGCCCTGCAGGACATTCCCGAAGGCCTGGCAGTGGCCCTGGCGATGCGCGGGGCCGGCTTCACCGCGCCCTTCGCCGTCCTGGTGGCGGCCCTGAGCGGCCTGCTCGAACCGCTGGGCGCCTTGCTCGGCGTCGGCCTCTCCAGCGGCCTGGCCCTGGCCTACCCAATCGGCCTCGGGCTGGCCGCGGGCGCGATGATTTTCGTCGTGTCCCACGAGGTCATTCCTGAAACCCACCGCAACGGCCACCAGACGCCGGCGACGCTCGGCCTCATGGGCGGGTTCGCCCTGATGATGGTTCTGGACACCACCCTGGGCTGA